The following proteins come from a genomic window of Pirellula staleyi DSM 6068:
- a CDS encoding DNA-directed RNA polymerase subunit alpha C-terminal domain-containing protein has protein sequence MASVQVDIRDIVLSNSSFGPREITNLSQTIAEDYAQFGVLRDAVGELEVREDRTPAAAVRLGVCYYLLGRYRSAAETLSSADGGAVAHYYLGKTRFAMGQYADAIKAYAAAKVAGYNSDDTSLATAEAQRYEKQPQKAIETLDKLSGAVEQTAEYLYQRGATVAALGGSPVEVVALFERAVEADGRHPGALFGLAVENDRHGNDELALQLYQRAAGTFPTNVGTLINLGILYEDRQAYDRAQQCYNRVLEAFPEHPRARLYSKDAAASGNMLFDEEAQRRNDRLAQVLSIPVTDFELSVRSRNCLQKMGVRTLGDLTRTSEQELLASKNFGETSLVEIRDMLHSKGLELGQFAAEKAVAEPVLDLASMSPDEQALLERPISELNLSVRARKCMARLGLTLIGELVRKTGDDLLECKNFGVTSLNEVREKLTTLGIKLRGD, from the coding sequence ATGGCGAGTGTGCAGGTCGATATTCGCGACATTGTTTTGTCGAACTCTTCGTTTGGTCCTCGTGAAATCACCAATCTCTCGCAAACCATTGCCGAAGATTACGCCCAATTCGGCGTGCTTCGCGATGCTGTGGGCGAACTGGAAGTTCGCGAAGATCGCACCCCAGCCGCTGCCGTGCGACTCGGTGTTTGCTACTACCTCCTCGGCCGTTACCGCTCTGCTGCCGAGACTCTCTCGTCGGCTGATGGTGGCGCTGTAGCTCACTATTACCTCGGTAAAACCCGCTTCGCGATGGGCCAGTACGCCGACGCGATCAAGGCCTATGCCGCTGCGAAGGTTGCCGGCTACAACAGCGACGACACGTCGCTCGCCACGGCCGAAGCCCAGCGCTACGAAAAACAGCCTCAGAAGGCAATTGAAACGCTCGACAAGCTATCGGGCGCCGTCGAGCAGACCGCTGAATACCTGTATCAGCGCGGCGCAACCGTGGCTGCTCTTGGTGGCAGTCCGGTGGAAGTTGTCGCGCTGTTCGAACGTGCTGTGGAAGCCGATGGTCGTCATCCTGGCGCCCTGTTCGGCCTCGCGGTCGAGAACGATCGCCATGGCAACGACGAACTCGCCCTGCAGCTCTATCAACGAGCCGCTGGCACATTCCCCACGAACGTCGGCACTCTGATCAATCTCGGCATCCTGTACGAAGATCGTCAGGCCTACGACCGTGCTCAGCAGTGCTACAACCGTGTGCTCGAAGCCTTCCCCGAACACCCACGTGCTCGCCTCTACTCGAAAGATGCTGCTGCCTCGGGCAACATGCTCTTCGACGAAGAAGCCCAGCGCCGCAACGATCGTTTGGCTCAGGTTCTCAGCATTCCTGTGACCGACTTCGAGCTTTCGGTTCGCAGCCGCAACTGCCTGCAGAAGATGGGTGTTCGCACCCTCGGCGATCTCACTCGCACTTCGGAGCAAGAGCTGCTGGCGAGCAAGAATTTTGGCGAGACCTCGCTCGTCGAAATCCGCGACATGCTGCATAGCAAGGGACTTGAGCTCGGCCAATTCGCCGCTGAAAAAGCAGTGGCTGAACCGGTGCTCGACCTCGCTTCGATGTCCCCCGACGAACAGGCTTTGCTCGAACGTCCAATCTCGGAACTCAACCTCTCGGTCCGTGCTCGCAAGTGCATGGCTCGCCTTGGTTTGACCCTGATTGGCGAGCTAGTACGCAAGACTGGCGACGATCTTCTCGAGTGCAAGAACTTCGGCGTTACCAGTCTCAATGAAGTGCGCGAAAAGCTCACGACCCTCGGCATCAAGCTCCGAGGTGACTGA